A window of Bacillus toyonensis BCT-7112 genomic DNA:
TCCTTTATAAACTCCTTTTTCCATGAAATGTATATCTATTGTAGCAATGGAATGTTCGAGAGGGCAAATAAACAGCCTTCCTAACATTCTTTGCTTCTTCTACAGGTGTAAATGAACCTTTTACTTTTTAAGAAGTGAGATGTATCCACTAGTAGAACGGATTCACTAGTGGAATTTTCACTTTAGCGTGCTTTGTTTTGTTTGGCAAGGAAAAAGCGTTTTACTTTGTTATTTGTATGGCGAACTGGTACGTTATGCTGTGTTAACAAATGAATAAATGCAGCTTTTCCTGTTTCTTCGTCTTGCACTTCATATTCAATTTCATAATCATCGTGATTGTAATAGAAACTATGATCAAAGACAAGCGTTCCGCCTTCAAATAATGTTTCAGCTCTTTCAGTTGTTAAACTGCCCATATAAGTTAAAGCGGAAACAGGAATTTGTAATTTGTGTAGTTGGTCTACTACAGCACCTTGAATGATTGTGTTTGTTTCCATCATCATTTTTGCTTCGGCCTCGGTTACAACTTGATGCGTTTCTAACAAGCCGATTTCTGCAGGTTGTTTTAACGTTAATGTATAAGTTTCCCCTTTATGACGAATACGAAGTGCAGAACCAGCTTCTTTTAATGAAAAGTCGGGCGTTTCAAAGTAGTGATTCACTTGTTTCGTGAAAGCTTCAATAGAAAAAGATTTGCATAATGATTGGAATTCTTCTTCTGTAACGATATTTTTAAATTCAATTTCAATTTCTTGTGTCATTGTATGCGCTCCTTTTGAAAAATAATTCTTTACACATTATCGCTTTTTCACAAATTTGGTTCAATGTTTTATTTGTTTGCGTCCATGTTATGATACAATAATACTGTTAAGTAAGACAGGAAGTTGAGATGGAGGAGTTCGAGCATGCAAAATAAAATTCAAGTAAAGAGCGTAGAAATGAGAGAGAATGCGCTTATTTTTTGTGCGGAAAATACTGAAATAGAGGTAAAGGAGTTAAGTGCGCGTAATCATGTACTTGTAGACTCAGACAATTTATCATTTTTATATATCTTAGAAAACGAATCATCTTTCATATATGTAAGTATTCCGCATACATGCTGGGAAGCGATGCGTGAAGCAATGAATAAAGATACAGCGATGTTTATTCAAGTGAATGATGTTGAAATGGAATTAGAAGGTTTAAAAGAAGAAGTAGAATATTTAGTTGAAAATATTGAAGGTAATGCAAATTACGGAGAAGAACTAGTAACTGCTGTAGAAAAAGTATTTCTATAAGCAAATGGATTGATTTTGGTGGTGGTTGAAATGAATCGAAATTGGGAAGAATTTTTAGCACCTTACCATCAAGCGGTGGCAGAGCTGAAAGTGAAACTAAAAGGAATGCGTACTCAATTTGCAATGTTAACAGAGCATTCTCCAATTGAGTTTGTAACAGGAAGGGTAAAGTCGGTTGCAAGTATCATTGATAAAGCGGAGAAGAGAAATGTACCGCTAGACCGGCTCAGAGAAGATATGCAGGATATCGCGGGCCTTCGAATGATGTGTCAATTTGTTGATGAGATTAAGCCTGTTGTAGAATATCTCCGAAAACGAAATGACTTTGAAATCGTGGAAGAGCGTGATTATGTTACGCAAAAGAAAGATAGCGGTTATCGCTCTTATCACGTTGTTATTAGTTATCCTGTTCAAACGATTCAAGGGGAACAAAAAGTATTGGTAGAAATCCAAATACGCACGCTAGCAATGAACTTTTGGGCAACGATTGAGCATTCTTTGAATTATAAATATAGTGGGCGTTTTCCTGAAGATATTAAAATACGCTTGCAACGTGCAGCGGAAGCGGCGTTTTTATTGGATGAAGAAATGTCTTCTATTCGTCTTGAAATTCAAGAAGCACAAAAGGCTTTTTCAAGAAAGCAAGAAACGAAAGATTCCGAATCATAAACTAAAGGGTGTTGGCGATGAAATTTACAATTATGTCAAAGGGAGATCAATCATCAGATACACTAGCAAGCACGATGAAAGAGTACTTGCTAGATTTTGGATTCATTATGGATGAAAAGGAACCCGATATTGTAATTTCTGTTGGGGGAGATGGAACGCTTTTATATGCGTTTCATCGTTATTATAATCGATTGGATGAAACAGCATTTGTTGGTGTACATACAGGGCATTTAGGTTTCTATGCAGATTGGTTACCGACAGAAGTAGAGAAATTAGTAATTGCGATTGCTAAAACGCCATTCCAAGTGGTGGAATATCCGCTTTTAGAAGTGATTATTCGCTATGTGAATGGAAGTAAAGAGTCACAGTATTTAGCGATGAATGAAGCGACTGTAAAAAGTGCAGAGGGCACATTAGTAACAGAAGTGGAAATACGGGGAGAGTACTTTGAAACATTCCGCGGGGATGGTCTATGTATCTCAACTCCTTCAGGAAGTACTGCCTATAATAAAGCACTTGGCGGTGCAATTATTCACCCTTCTATTGAAGCAATTCAAATTGCAGAAATGGCATCCATTAACAACCGTGTGTTTCGTACTGTAGGCTCGCCGCTTGTATTGCCGAAGCATCATACATGTGTGTTGAAGCCGGCTCCAGGGATGAACTTACAAATTACGGTGGACCATTTAACGATGGTTCATCAAGATGTGAAATCAATCCAGTATCGCGTTGCAAACGAGAAAGTGCGATTTGTTCGTTTCCGCCCGTTCCCATTCTGGAAACGTGTCCGTGACTCGTTTGTTGCAGATAAATAGAAGGGGTTTATATATTGAACAGATTTACATTGAAATGGGATATAGAGTCAGCTGAAGAGGGAACTTTAGTTAGAGAATTTTTGAAAACAAAAGGGATTTCTAAAGCTGCTTTAACGGATATAAAATTTCATGGCGGAGCCATTGAAGTAGATGGTCAATATGCAAGCGTTCGTCATCAACTACAAGCGGGCGAACAGTTACGTGTTTTTTTTCCAGTGGAAGAAAGAAGTGAAGGGATGATTGCGGAAGATATCCCACTATGCATTGTATATGAAGATGATGCAGTTCTTGTCATCAATAAAGAAGCGAACATGTCAACGATTCCGTCTAGAGAACATCCAGAGGGAAGTGTTGCTAACGCGCTTTTGTCTTATTATGATAAGCAGCATCTTGCCAGTACGGTGCACATTGTAACAAGGTTGGATCGTGATACGTCAGGACTCATGCTTATTGCAAAAAATCGTTTCGTACATCATCTTTTATCGAAACAACATCAACAAAAAGCTGTGAAACGAACGTATGAAGCAATTGTTCATGGAGAGATGATAAAACGTGAAGGAACGATTGATGCACCGATTGGTAGAAAATCAGATAGCATCATTGAACGAACAGTTTGTGAGGATGGACAGAGGGCAGTTACTCATTTTAGAGTGATTCATAGCTCCTCGCAAAAGACGCATGTATCTCTTGAACTTGAGACAGGAAGAACGCATCAAATCCGCGTGCATATGGCTCATATGGGACATCCGTTACTTGGTGATGACTTATATGGAGGAAGAAGGGATGAAATGAAACGACAAGCACTTCACAGTACATCTTTGGCGTTTTATCATCCTATTTTAGAAAAGGAAATGTCTTTTGCTACGACGATTCCAAGCGATATGCAGCAGTTATTAATGCACGCTTAAAAAGGGACCAAAATTCTTATGTAATGAAGAATTTTGGTCCCTTTTTTCTTAGCGGAATAATATTAAAATTTGATTATCATCCGTACGCTTAATAACGAAAAATCCACTTTCAGCTTTTGTAGCAATGCCGTCATCATTTGGACGACAATATCCATGCGGTTCGCAAGTGCCATCATCACGTACTAACATTTGTCCAATTAATCCGACAGGAAGCCAACCAGAACGGTCTTTTCTTGCTATATATTTGCAAGCTGGATCCCATTCTGTATTTAAAAGTGGTTGTATTTCTTGTGTTTCTGTACGTACATATTGACGCTTTCCAAAGTTATCTGTTTTATAGCGCTTTTGCCAACTTAAAGCACCACTATTTCCTATAATAGCGGGGGTTGCACTAGATATTCCTAAAATGAAAGAATCGTTTGAAGTAGCTATCCGAATTTTTTCTTCGCTACTAAATGTAACGAAATAACCGACATCAATAGCTTTATGGTCCGCGGTTTCAAACATTTGTGCAAAATCCGTTCCGCCTGCATTGTAAGAAGCACCCTCAATGTACATTTCTCCATTATGAGCAAGCCATTTAGCACCGATATTATGATCGGTATCGTTTGTTCCATTTGCAATAAACCAAGAATAGGCTTCTTCGGCCGTGCCGAATCGTCCCATAATATGGCTTCCTGCAAAATGAGCTGTTGATGTATGATTACCTTCCGCATGAGAAGAGAATCCATTAGCGATAGTTGCGGTTCCTTCTGCGTGTGCTGCTTCGCCTAAAGCAATCGTATGTTTACCTTCCGCGTGAGAATAAGAGCCGCCTGCTGTCGTTTCACTTCCTTCACTATGCGAACTATGTCCAGTTGCTTTTGTTTTCGATCCTTCTGCATGGGAGCAAGTTGCTTTTGCGTGTGTAAGAAGTCCTTCTGCATGTGAAACTGTACCCTCTGCATGAGAGTGAAGCCCCTCTGCATGTGAATATCGGCCTTCTTTTTTTACTTTCGTATTTTCAGGTGCAGGAGTCTGAATTATGATCGTTTTTTCTGTTTGTATATTATTTGATGGAGTTAATGCTTCTTTTATTTTTTTTACTTGGTTTATAATATCGGTTGGAATTTCTGGTTGTATTTTTTTATTTATTGCTACAGGAATGTTCTCTTCCGTATTTTCCTGTTTTTCTTCAGAATGCAGTATTTGTTCATCGTGATGAGAGAGATGTTTATTTTTTTGTTGCATCTTTACTTTTCTACGATTGATTATGCGACTCATTACAGCATTTTCTAAAGAGACATATTTTGTTTTAGCTTTGCTCTTTTTTGATGACTCTTGTTCTTCTAGTTCTTCTATAGCTGCAGCTCGAATGCCGCACCAGTTGTTAATTCCATACATGGGCTGATATAAAGGGTGGAATTTTCTTTTTGTTTAGAAGATTTTTTCTTCATTCTGTCACCTCCTGCGACATTATATGTCGTGCAATTAAAAAAAGATGCACTTTATTGCATCTTTTTTTAATTGCTTTACCTAGATTTATATAGGATACATCTAGAAAATATGATAATCTCTCGTTATTCGTGAATTGTACGAAGTAGAGAGGATTATGAAATTGGGCGGAATTTCTCAGGGACAAAAGGAAGGGAAGAAGGGACAGAAACGGTCTCCATTTCAGGGTAACGTAATCCAGTTAGTTTACCTCCAAATACAGCGCCAGTATCGATATTGACTGTATGATTTACAAAACGAGGTTCTTTTACTGGTGTATGTCCATATATAATCCAAGCGTCGCCCTTATATTCTTTCGCCCAGTCGCGACGGACAGGAGAGCCATCATCATGTTTTTCACCTGTAATATCGCCATATAATACAAACGTTTGTACTTTTTTATCTTGCCTTCCGATGTAATCTTTCCGAATGCCAGCGTGACATACAATTAACCTTTTCTCATCGAGCACGTGATATAAA
This region includes:
- a CDS encoding CYTH domain-containing protein produces the protein MTQEIEIEFKNIVTEEEFQSLCKSFSIEAFTKQVNHYFETPDFSLKEAGSALRIRHKGETYTLTLKQPAEIGLLETHQVVTEAEAKMMMETNTIIQGAVVDQLHKLQIPVSALTYMGSLTTERAETLFEGGTLVFDHSFYYNHDDYEIEYEVQDEETGKAAFIHLLTQHNVPVRHTNNKVKRFFLAKQNKAR
- a CDS encoding GTP pyrophosphokinase encodes the protein MNRNWEEFLAPYHQAVAELKVKLKGMRTQFAMLTEHSPIEFVTGRVKSVASIIDKAEKRNVPLDRLREDMQDIAGLRMMCQFVDEIKPVVEYLRKRNDFEIVEERDYVTQKKDSGYRSYHVVISYPVQTIQGEQKVLVEIQIRTLAMNFWATIEHSLNYKYSGRFPEDIKIRLQRAAEAAFLLDEEMSSIRLEIQEAQKAFSRKQETKDSES
- a CDS encoding NAD kinase, producing MKFTIMSKGDQSSDTLASTMKEYLLDFGFIMDEKEPDIVISVGGDGTLLYAFHRYYNRLDETAFVGVHTGHLGFYADWLPTEVEKLVIAIAKTPFQVVEYPLLEVIIRYVNGSKESQYLAMNEATVKSAEGTLVTEVEIRGEYFETFRGDGLCISTPSGSTAYNKALGGAIIHPSIEAIQIAEMASINNRVFRTVGSPLVLPKHHTCVLKPAPGMNLQITVDHLTMVHQDVKSIQYRVANEKVRFVRFRPFPFWKRVRDSFVADK
- a CDS encoding RluA family pseudouridine synthase encodes the protein MNRFTLKWDIESAEEGTLVREFLKTKGISKAALTDIKFHGGAIEVDGQYASVRHQLQAGEQLRVFFPVEERSEGMIAEDIPLCIVYEDDAVLVINKEANMSTIPSREHPEGSVANALLSYYDKQHLASTVHIVTRLDRDTSGLMLIAKNRFVHHLLSKQHQQKAVKRTYEAIVHGEMIKREGTIDAPIGRKSDSIIERTVCEDGQRAVTHFRVIHSSSQKTHVSLELETGRTHQIRVHMAHMGHPLLGDDLYGGRRDEMKRQALHSTSLAFYHPILEKEMSFATTIPSDMQQLLMHA
- a CDS encoding peptidase G2 autoproteolytic cleavage domain-containing protein, translated to MYGINNWCGIRAAAIEELEEQESSKKSKAKTKYVSLENAVMSRIINRRKVKMQQKNKHLSHHDEQILHSEEKQENTEENIPVAINKKIQPEIPTDIINQVKKIKEALTPSNNIQTEKTIIIQTPAPENTKVKKEGRYSHAEGLHSHAEGTVSHAEGLLTHAKATCSHAEGSKTKATGHSSHSEGSETTAGGSYSHAEGKHTIALGEAAHAEGTATIANGFSSHAEGNHTSTAHFAGSHIMGRFGTAEEAYSWFIANGTNDTDHNIGAKWLAHNGEMYIEGASYNAGGTDFAQMFETADHKAIDVGYFVTFSSEEKIRIATSNDSFILGISSATPAIIGNSGALSWQKRYKTDNFGKRQYVRTETQEIQPLLNTEWDPACKYIARKDRSGWLPVGLIGQMLVRDDGTCEPHGYCRPNDDGIATKAESGFFVIKRTDDNQILILFR